The genomic stretch AATCGAAAGACCGACGTCGTGCTGCTGGAGAAGGGCACGGCTGGTGGTGAACAGTCAACGCGCGCCTGGGGTTTCGTCCGTCAACAGGGCCGCGACATTGCTGAGTTGCCATTGGCGGTTGCTATGAACCGCATCTGGCCCGAACTGGCGGCTGAACTGGACGCCGACCTCGAATGGACTCAGGACGGCGTGCTCCTGGTCGCCGATACCGAGGAACGGTTGCAGCAGTTCCGCGAATGGGTCGATGCTTCCAGTGATTACGGTATTGGCACGCAAATTGTCTCGGGTCGTGAGATTCATGAGCTGATCCCTGCCATGCAGGGGACATTCCTTGGCGGCATGTATACACCGAGTGATGGCCATGCTGAGCCAACCAAGGTACCAATGGCGTTCACCAATGCCGCCCGTCGACTTGGCGCGACGATCTACGACGGATGTGCCGCGACCGGCATCGAGGTCACTGCCGGCCGAGTGACGGCTGTTCACACCGAGCGCGGAACAATCCACACGCCGATCGTTGTTTGCGCTGCCGGGGCGTGGTCGAGCCGGCTGGCACGCATGGTCGGTCTGGAATTGCCGCAGTTGGTCGTGCGTGCCACGGTTGCCGAGACTTACCCAGTCGAGCCCGTTACGGGAATTGGCGTCGCTATCCACGGAGACGTCGCCTTCCGGCAGCGCCCAAACGGCTCGATCTACATGTCGATTCTCGGCCAGAGCGACCATGAGTTGATGATTGACTCGGTACGCTACGCGCGCTGGTTCATGCCGAACTTCCGACTCAACCGTGAATTCATTCATGTCCATGTCAACACGGCACTGGTGCGCGACATCGCCCATTCGGTGCCGATGCTGCCCGAGCGCCTGCAGGGAGCGGATCCGCTATCTTCGTACGAATCCGTTCCAGCACGCAACGTCGTGGAACATGCTCGGGCACGGCTCGGGACGCTGATCCAAGCGTTAGGAAACGTGCCGATTTTGCGCACCTGGGGCGGCAAGATCGATATGATGCCAGACGCGATCCCTGTGATTGGTGCGGTTGATCGCCCAACGGGGTTCATTCTTGCAACGGGGTTTAGCGGTCACGGATTCGCCCTGGGCCCGATCGTCGGCCAGGTGGTCTCCGAGCTGATCCTCGACAATCAACCGTCGATCGACCTGCACGCATTGCGTTTTAGCCGCTTTGCTGAACGAGATCTCGCTCCGGCACGCGCGGCAGTGTAGCCAGCCCTGTCAGTTGACTCTGAGTGATTGTGTCCCATCACGTGCGCGATTCTTGGTTCTCAACATTCGAACCATGGAGTAATACAGCCAATCGCGAGCAGTAACCCCGTGGGCGCAGCGACGCCCGGTCGAGGGGACCGGGCGGCGCCATGCGAAGGGTTCGTCGGCCGGCGCGAGGTGATGGGTTCGCGCCGGCCGGGGTTGAAGTTAGCTGATTGGGGCCGCCGGGGAGATAACCTGGAAGATCTCCGGGTTCGCTTCACCCTCGACGACAAGGTGGCCGGCCGCGCCTTTGCTCACACGGCCGAGACTGTGGTCGACCAGCACGTAGGTGCCAGGAATCTCGAGATCGAGCTCGACCATCGTCGCGCCACCGGCCGGAACCAGCGTCGTCTGGACGTGGGTATGAACCTCCTGCGCGGCCTCGGGGTAGCAGCGATCGAACACCTCACCGATGATGTGGAAGCTGGAGGTGATATTCGGGCCGCCGACCCCGAAGAAGACCCGAATCGTCTCGCCGACGTTCGCCTTGAGCGCGCGTTCGCCGGTCAGCGAGCCGACCGCGCCATTGAAGGTCACATAGTCCGGCTTTTCGTCGAGCATCTTGTCGACCGAGAAG from Thermomicrobiales bacterium encodes the following:
- a CDS encoding FAD-binding oxidoreductase; this encodes MKSQADVVVIGGGIMGSAIAYYLANRKTDVVLLEKGTAGGEQSTRAWGFVRQQGRDIAELPLAVAMNRIWPELAAELDADLEWTQDGVLLVADTEERLQQFREWVDASSDYGIGTQIVSGREIHELIPAMQGTFLGGMYTPSDGHAEPTKVPMAFTNAARRLGATIYDGCAATGIEVTAGRVTAVHTERGTIHTPIVVCAAGAWSSRLARMVGLELPQLVVRATVAETYPVEPVTGIGVAIHGDVAFRQRPNGSIYMSILGQSDHELMIDSVRYARWFMPNFRLNREFIHVHVNTALVRDIAHSVPMLPERLQGADPLSSYESVPARNVVEHARARLGTLIQALGNVPILRTWGGKIDMMPDAIPVIGAVDRPTGFILATGFSGHGFALGPIVGQVVSELILDNQPSIDLHALRFSRFAERDLAPARAAV